A section of the Mastomys coucha isolate ucsf_1 unplaced genomic scaffold, UCSF_Mcou_1 pScaffold15, whole genome shotgun sequence genome encodes:
- the LOC116092289 gene encoding olfactory receptor 4F6-like, which yields MDQVNASVVPEFVLLGLAQSLGTQIFFGLFFSLFYVGILFGNLFIVFIVIVDSHLHFPMYILLANLSLIDLGLSSTTIPRTISDLFTGCKVISFHSCMIQMFFIHVMGGVEMVLLIAMAYDRYIAICKPLHYLMIMNSKKCIILVIAAWVIGMIHAVFQFMFVINLPFCGPYNVGSFYCDFPRLIKLACMDTYKLEFVVSANSGFISMCTFFFLITSYIFILVSVRQHSSTDLSKAFITLSAHITVVVLFFIPCMFLYVWPFPTKSLDNFFAIVDFVLTPVLNPTIYTLRNKDMRLAIKRLSRQVLSSREFT from the coding sequence ATGGACCAAGTGAATGCTTCTGTTGTACCTGAATTTGTTTTGCTGGGACTTGCACAATCGCTTGGAACACAGATTTTCTTTGGCCTCTTCTTCTCCTTATTTTATGTGGGGATTCTTTTTGGGAATCTCTTCATTGTGTTCATAGTGATTGTTGATTCTCACTTACACTTCCCCATGTATATTCTACTGGCCAACCTTTCACTCATTGACTTGGGCCTTTCATCTACAACAATTCCTAGGACAATATCTGATCTTTTTACTGGTTGTAAAGTCATTTCTTTCCACAGCTGCATGATACAAATGTTCTTCATTCATGTGATGGGTGGAGTTGAGATGGTGCTGCTCATAGCCATGGCATATGACAGATATATAGCAATCTGCAAGCCTCTTCATTACCTGATGATCATGAACTCAAAAAAATGCATAATTTTGGTAATAGCTGCTTGGGTCATAGGGATGATTCATGCAGTGTTTCAGTTTATGTTTGTCATAAATTTACCCTTCTGTGGTCCCTATAATGTAGGAAGCTTTTATTGTGATTTTCCAAGGCTTATTAAACTTGCATGCATGGACACCTATAAACTGGAATTTGTGGTCTCTGCGAACAGTGGCTTTATTTCTATGTGTACCTTCTTTTTCTTGATTACATCATACATTTTTATCCTGGTCAGTGTACGACAACATTCTTCAACTGATTTATCCAAAGCATTCATCACCTTATCAGCTCACATCACtgtagtggttttgtttttcataccATGCATGTTTCTCTATGTATGGCCTTTTCCAACTAAGTCACTTGATAATTTCTTTGCTATTGTTGACTTTGTTCTCACTCCTGTCTTAAATCCTACTATCTatactttaagaaataaagatatgAGGTTGGCCATCAAAAGGCTAAGTAGACAGGTTTTAAGTTCTAGGGAATTTACATAg